A window of Flavobacterium flavigenum contains these coding sequences:
- a CDS encoding transposase produces MDKYKNKYKIGSHRLLNWDYSSNALYFLTIVTQNRECILGDIVAGEIQLSEMGKIVQKEFLQSFEIRNELFVHEYIIMPNHLHMIVEIWHPGNESNDLIDNVNVQPHGRAVQPNRAVQQLESIKPNRPVRLPKSISSFIAGFKSAVNTKIDDYIDEHHLPIPKYNKHNHFFQPNYHDHIVRNDFEYQRIANYIIQNPIVWENDKLNLSNPKKF; encoded by the coding sequence ATGGATAAATACAAGAATAAATATAAAATAGGCTCGCATCGGTTACTTAATTGGGATTATTCTTCAAATGCCTTATATTTTCTTACCATTGTTACCCAAAACAGGGAATGTATTTTGGGTGATATTGTAGCCGGGGAAATACAATTATCCGAAATGGGTAAAATTGTGCAAAAGGAATTTTTGCAATCATTTGAAATTCGAAATGAATTGTTTGTACACGAATATATCATAATGCCCAACCATTTGCATATGATTGTGGAAATATGGCATCCGGGTAATGAATCAAACGATTTGATTGATAACGTTAATGTACAACCGCACGGCCGTGCGGTTCAACCCAACCGTGCGGTTCAACAATTGGAATCGATAAAACCGAATCGTCCTGTACGATTACCGAAATCCATTTCATCGTTTATTGCCGGATTCAAATCGGCGGTAAATACCAAAATTGATGATTATATCGACGAACATCATCTACCAATACCAAAATACAATAAACATAATCATTTTTTTCAACCCAATTACCACGATCATATTGTCAGAAATGATTTTGAATATCAAAGAATAGCGAATTACATTATACAAAATCCGATCGTGTGGGAAAATGATAAATTAAACTTAAGTAATCCGAAGAAATTTTAG
- a CDS encoding ABC transporter ATP-binding protein — protein sequence MARYQENDLPKAKLDANSLQKAIRIFKYAKNHKWKFFLGLVFLLLTSATALAFPKLMGMLVDCVTNKNLSRANEIAVALLVILMLQAVFSFFRISLFVNFTENSLSNIRFALYENLIKLPMSFYSQKRVGELNSRISADISQLQDTFSTTIAEFLRQFILIIGGFIILGNISPKLTLMMLAIVPIVAVAAVIFGRFIRKYGKKTQDKVAESQVIVEETLQGISNVKAFANEWYEIQRYKNKIKEIVKIAIKGGQYRGYFASFIILCLFGCVVAVVWYGITLTIKGEVEGVGDLISFVLYTTFIGASFGGIAEMYAQIQKAVGATERVFELLEETPEPINANPKASASVIEKIKGNVAFKNVAFSYPSRKEVEVLKDVNFNADFGQKIALVGPSGAGKSTISSLLLRFYDITSGEILVDGKSIYDYDLENLRGNMSIVPQDVILFGGTIRENIAYGKPDASDEEIMLAAKQANALNFVESFPEKFETLVGERGVKLSGGQRQRIAIARALLKNPSILILDEATSSLDSESEKLVQEALEVLMEGRTSIIIAHRLSTIRNADKILVLDNGRITEEGTHQELINLENGIYKNLSNLQFSNS from the coding sequence ATGGCAAGATACCAGGAAAATGATTTACCGAAAGCTAAATTAGACGCAAACTCCCTTCAAAAAGCAATCCGAATTTTTAAATACGCTAAAAACCACAAATGGAAATTTTTCCTTGGTTTAGTTTTTTTACTCTTAACCAGCGCCACTGCCCTCGCCTTTCCTAAGTTAATGGGAATGCTGGTAGACTGTGTTACGAATAAAAACCTTAGCCGGGCCAACGAAATTGCAGTTGCGCTATTGGTAATCTTAATGCTCCAGGCAGTTTTCTCGTTTTTCAGAATTTCTCTTTTCGTTAATTTTACAGAGAATTCATTGTCGAACATTCGTTTTGCATTGTATGAGAATTTAATCAAACTCCCGATGTCGTTTTATTCACAAAAACGTGTGGGGGAACTGAACAGCCGGATCAGCGCAGACATTTCGCAGTTACAGGATACTTTTAGCACAACAATTGCAGAATTTTTACGTCAGTTTATTTTAATTATCGGCGGATTTATAATTTTAGGTAATATAAGTCCGAAATTGACTTTGATGATGCTTGCCATCGTTCCTATTGTAGCTGTTGCTGCTGTTATCTTTGGAAGATTTATTCGTAAATACGGAAAAAAAACACAGGATAAAGTAGCCGAAAGCCAGGTAATTGTTGAAGAAACATTGCAGGGAATCAGCAATGTAAAAGCGTTCGCCAACGAATGGTACGAAATTCAGCGTTATAAAAACAAAATCAAAGAAATTGTAAAAATAGCCATCAAAGGCGGTCAGTACAGAGGTTATTTTGCTTCTTTTATCATTTTATGCCTTTTTGGATGTGTCGTTGCCGTTGTCTGGTACGGAATTACCTTAACAATAAAAGGCGAAGTTGAAGGCGTTGGTGATCTGATTTCGTTTGTACTCTATACCACATTCATTGGCGCTTCTTTTGGAGGAATAGCCGAAATGTATGCCCAGATTCAAAAAGCAGTTGGCGCTACAGAACGTGTTTTCGAATTACTCGAAGAAACTCCGGAACCAATCAATGCAAATCCGAAAGCTTCAGCTTCAGTTATAGAAAAAATAAAAGGAAACGTAGCTTTTAAAAATGTAGCTTTTAGTTATCCGTCCAGAAAAGAAGTTGAGGTATTGAAAGACGTAAATTTCAATGCTGATTTCGGTCAGAAGATTGCTCTTGTTGGTCCGAGTGGTGCTGGAAAATCGACTATTTCTTCATTATTATTGCGTTTTTACGATATTACTTCAGGAGAAATTCTTGTTGATGGAAAAAGCATTTACGACTACGATTTAGAAAATCTTCGCGGGAATATGAGTATTGTTCCTCAGGATGTGATTTTATTTGGCGGAACCATCAGGGAAAATATCGCCTACGGAAAACCAGATGCCTCTGATGAAGAAATAATGCTGGCAGCAAAACAGGCTAATGCATTGAATTTCGTAGAAAGCTTTCCTGAAAAATTTGAAACACTGGTTGGGGAACGTGGCGTAAAACTATCAGGAGGCCAGCGTCAGCGTATCGCAATTGCAAGGGCCTTATTAAAAAATCCTAGTATTTTAATTCTGGACGAAGCTACATCTTCTTTAGACAGCGAAAGTGAAAAACTGGTTCAGGAAGCACTAGAAGTTTTGATGGAAGGAAGAACCAGCATTATCATTGCACACCGTCTTTCAACCATTAGAAACGCTGATAAAATTTTAGTTTTGGATAATGGAAGAATCACCGAAGAAGGAACGCATCAGGAGCTTATCAACCTTGAAAACGGTATTTATAAAAACCTGAGCAATCTACAGTTTAGCAATTCTTAA
- a CDS encoding outer membrane beta-barrel protein — protein sequence MKLNIKNIISTIAFLISQGIAAQFYVGIQSGIGNIQSDITGTQEGNRLGGAVKAGYIYSLNTHFGIGAGLEFSQYKQEVSLSQPTATLSNFEVDASTSAFVYNVTTNNYIEKQTLHALQIPLFVQYKTNINKGIDFNFRAGAKYFLPVKYKIKATADYVNGSAYYPDVNLTIDNLPEYGFGSQDNYSSSGEYKTKGILMSSFELGFTFDMGKKNSLYAAMYLESGYGTILDQNKNESYVGYNETAVSDRKANGLYSIDKDAEIKPVAFGVTLGWNFK from the coding sequence ATGAAACTCAATATTAAAAATATAATTTCAACTATAGCTTTCTTAATTTCCCAGGGAATAGCTGCACAGTTTTATGTAGGTATACAGTCGGGAATAGGAAATATTCAAAGTGATATTACTGGCACACAAGAAGGTAACCGCCTTGGAGGAGCTGTAAAAGCAGGTTATATCTACTCTTTAAATACTCATTTTGGTATTGGTGCAGGGCTGGAATTTTCACAGTACAAACAAGAAGTCTCTTTGTCTCAGCCTACTGCAACACTTTCAAATTTTGAGGTTGATGCTTCAACTTCGGCATTTGTTTATAACGTTACAACCAACAATTATATAGAAAAACAAACTTTACATGCTCTGCAAATCCCTCTTTTTGTCCAGTATAAAACAAATATTAATAAGGGTATTGATTTTAATTTTAGAGCCGGAGCTAAATATTTTTTACCGGTAAAATATAAAATTAAAGCAACAGCCGATTACGTAAATGGCAGCGCTTATTATCCAGATGTAAACCTGACTATTGATAATCTGCCAGAATATGGTTTTGGTAGCCAGGATAATTATTCCTCATCAGGAGAGTATAAAACTAAAGGAATTCTAATGAGTTCTTTTGAGTTAGGATTTACATTTGATATGGGAAAGAAGAATTCGTTATATGCAGCCATGTATCTGGAAAGTGGATATGGTACAATTTTAGACCAAAACAAGAATGAATCTTATGTTGGTTATAATGAAACTGCTGTATCCGACAGGAAAGCTAATGGCTTATATAGTATTGATAAAGATGCTGAAATTAAACCTGTAGCTTTTGGTGTAACACTAGGATGGAATTTTAAATAA
- a CDS encoding integrase core domain-containing protein translates to MTENGDPYENALAERVNGIIKTEFNLHSSQLGFEQTYNQIKKSIKVYNEIRPHSSCNYLTPNQAHLQSGNLKKRWKNYNKKFSHEKTVV, encoded by the coding sequence ATGACTGAAAATGGAGATCCTTATGAAAACGCATTGGCAGAACGTGTAAACGGAATCATCAAGACAGAGTTCAATCTTCATAGTAGCCAGTTGGGTTTTGAACAAACCTACAACCAGATAAAGAAAAGTATTAAAGTTTATAATGAAATCAGACCACATTCAAGTTGTAATTACCTAACCCCAAATCAAGCTCATTTGCAATCAGGGAACTTGAAGAAGCGATGGAAGAATTATAATAAAAAATTTAGCCATGAAAAAACAGTTGTATAG